The Colius striatus isolate bColStr4 chromosome Z, bColStr4.1.hap1, whole genome shotgun sequence DNA window ACTTTGTGAGGAGAGACTAAAAATGCTAGGACTCTTCACTCTGGAtagaagactgaggggaaaaaaaggtcaagGTTTACACAATCTTGAAAAGTTTGAGTCAAATTAATGCAGAACTAGTATTCACGAAATTGTACAAACACTAGGGTGCACTCCTCCCCTTGAAACAGATTGAACAGTGCCATTAAGGTGAAATTTCATACCTATGAAGGTGATATTTCACTCAGCAGACAGTGAGCTGCTAAGACTGAATGCTATAAGAGTCAGAACAGTACCAACAAGTTCAGAAGGTGTTGAGAGGATTCATTGACACCACATCCATAGGAAGCAGTAAAAGAAGTAGGCAGTGCTATACTATGGATAGACTGTAGAAACTAGACATGCTCACCTGTGGTGCCTGAATTGCATATCCTCTTGCCAGTTGCTACAGTACCTCACCTTTGTGGGAAAATATAATGAATTTTCTGTGCTTCTTTGGACGATACAGTGTTTCAGGTGCCATTCTAAAAGTTTACAGAACTCCCTTGCCATGTTGGTAAATGTTTTTGCTTTCAAGGTGGTAAAGCCCCTGTCAGGTGTCTCCAGGAGATGCCTTTTgactgccagggctgtgctatCTGTAAAAAGAAGCTGGGGAGAATCACAAgatagttttgggtttttttcagtggtgtcACCTTCTGTTGGCTGTGACTTCAGGTTTGTCACAGCTGAAGGAAAGCTTTGCCAAGTCTGTTGCACACAGGCTGGTAATAGAAGTGTTGTTTTACAGAACACTAATCGCTTGtctatcacagaatcttaagggttggaaaggacctcgaaagatcatatagtccaacaccctgccagaggtcacacaggagctcatccaggtgggctttcaatgtcctcagagaagcagaGGGTTAATTTGACATCAAGATCGCAGAGTCCTCACGTCAAAATGACATGACACTAGTCGCAGAGATTCGGGAACAACCATTTTTTTCCGCAGAGCTCCTGTTGAATTTCAGCTTACACGTGTATTGTTGATTCAGATGTTGGTTTTGTGACTGACACGATATTTCCTACTTTACGAAACCATTTAACGCACCCTTGGGCACAACACTCTTATCCTCCCAACGAGAGGTGACACCTTTGTAGTCATAACTCTCCTGATGCAAGACAGCGAGAGCAGCGTGACAGTAAAGAACGctggaaaacacaaaaagtgAGCGTTTGTGTCTGTAGGCAGACGCCGCTGTTTCCGCAGAAACAGCGTTAGTATCCCAAAACGGCTCCGTGGCCTTCAAGCGCCAGCCACCTCACCCTAGCGCTcagccccggcccggcgcggggcCCCGCTGCACGCTGCCGGCCGCAACGCGCGTGCGCCTGCCGGCCCGCGCCTCCTCGCGATACTGTgtcgccccgccccgccccggacCGGACGTAAGCGAAAGCGCGTGCGTGCCGGGCGCGACCGCTAACGGGATGTCAGCCACGTGCGCCGTGTCCCATAAAGCGCAGCCGCCGCTACCGTCGCCCACCCCGGGTGAGCGGGATCCGCCGGCAAAAGCGATGCGCAGAGGGCTGAGGCGGGCTCACGAAGAGGAGCGGGAACAGCTGCCATGGCCGGGAGAGAGTGCAGGTGCTGGAGGCAGCGAGCCCGAGGGGCACCAGGCGGCCTCGCCGAGCGAGgaccggcggcggcggcggcagccaCCGCAGGATCCGAAGGCGCTGTCGGCGGCAGCCagggtggaggaggaggtggaggaggagcgGCTGGAGCGGGAGCATTTCCGGAGGATTATCAACGCCTTCCGATACTACGGGTAACCGACCTGTCGCCTGGCGTGTGGGGCCTTTGGGGCccgcctcctcccgccgccgccagccCTCGCTTACCTGACCGTGCAGGGCCTGGGAGCTCCCGCCTTAGCGGGCTGCTCCCCGGGAGCCCGGCTCCCGGACCCCTTCCCTCTTCGGCACGCGTCATGGGGCCGCCCTCCCCGGCTTGTGCTCCCCGGCGACTGCCTGGCCCGTGGCGGGGCGCGGAACCTCGCCTTAGGAAAGGACCTCTGCTCGCCTTTAGTTTCAGATTACCCCCAGAGTCGCCGTCATGTTCTTAacagaacatgaaaaaaaccagaCCCAAACCACCTCAAGGGGCAGTGCACCAGAGCAGATATGGAAGGTAGTCCTTGATAAGATAAAAGGCCTTGAGGTGCTGCAGAACACTTAGTAGTAGCTCATGCTGGCAAAGAGCTGCAAGCAGAATTGCGGTTATTGGGGAAACTTTTGAACGACTTGCTAGTTTATGCAAGAGATAAGCCCCGTTAGTAGGGCTAGTgaattctgatttttcataaataGTTTTCTAAACATTTGTTCATTCAGAAAAGGGCCTGATTCCCCCAGGAATGAGATAAAGTGTATGGGAGAATGACTTTATGTTTGAATCCATTGAATGAAGGAGGTAGAAAAGACACTTGAGTGGTGGGGAGAGTAGCTGAAAAAGTCCAGTCTGCCATATTTGgtaagttgttttctgttactgtAGGTTTGGGAAGCAGATTTGGGAGGTGGCTACACTTTAGTATTTCAGTTGACAAAATGGCAACATGCGGACTATATGTCAGACTTTTTTGTCAGTGTTATACAAGTATAATTTTTATGTGATGGTGGGGTTCTTAGAAGAAGTGAGTTACCTTCTGTTTATTGTTTTTACATCAtgggattgttttgttttgttttccagaactAGTATTTGAGTGGGAGGTTTATCTAGATGATGCTTTGATGTCTGTTCCAAAACTAGTTCTCTAATTCAGTTTGGCCATACCAAAGGCTTTATATTAGTTTTTACCATGGCATAGCAGACAGTGATGTATTCTTGAGCCTTATAAACTGAATGTCTTAACCTCATGTGcaactgtgactctgtgttgtgtttaGGTACTTCTAATCACGTAACAGAAGAATATGACTTGAATTTTCAGAAGCTATATTAAATTACCTCTGCCTCAAGGAAACAACTAAATTAAGTGAAATTACATGTCTTATTAGTTAATAATTTAGTTGGAAGCTTCCGTATGAGTGAGACAACAACACGCTTTCAGATGAGTCCCTATTAAAGTTCTTGTCTTCTGGAGACATACGATCTTATCTTATTATTTGTGTATATTTTGTATGATTGTAGTGAATTATTCTGTTAGAAGGTTCTAATTCAACGTGAAAGAGCAGAGTATTGTAGTTCAAAGAGTTTTTCTGACAAAATTTTCAAGAAGGTAAGTGGAGCTGGTGTGCTTCATATAGACGATCAGtgtatttttcttattgtttcttcACTGCTTTTGTTGTTAAACATCATCTGAAACCAGTCTTGGCTATTGCAGTGAATACACCCTTCTCAGTAGTGCATATGCATTATGGAATATAGTAACTGGGTGAATTTCCAGACTGAGATTGCAACAAAAATTGCAGCAATTACATCTCTCTCTAATGGCTACTTTTCAACTCTGCAACTGTATGCTGACACAAGAGTTTGAGACACTGCAGTATGTCTTGAGCTGATAAAATGATTCACTGCTGCCAAAAGAGCAGTATCCCTTGTCCTGGCTTTGTGATCTGTCTTTCCAGTCATATGACTATACTTAACTAACTGGATTGctaaactgagaaaaataaaatctagttGAATCTATACAGATCTTTTCAGGGTCAGCCTGCATTGTGGCAGGCCTGGTGAGTGCTCAGACAAGGTGGAGAAGATAACTGCTCTGGGTGAGGATAAGAAattagacaggaaaaaaaaacagacctctttctctttgctgtaGATTCACCATACTCatggaatttttattttgtggaagtagaagagttatttttagcttggATCAGTTACATGATCAAATTAGTGGTACTCAAGTAGAATATACTGTTAAAAGAAGGTAGTTTAGTATGCTAGTGTGGCTGACAGAACTCTGGTATAGTTCAGCTGTGACTTCTGCAATTCTTTCAGAAGCAATTGATATTGAGGTTCCCTGTTCCCATTCTgcatcttgtttttctgtagCCAAAGTTCACCACATCATGCAGCTGTTCATTCAATTTAATTTAGATTTGTGGAACAATCTGTTTGGTCTTGATGTGTTTAGGAACTGGTTGTTCATTAAATTTTGTAGATCCATGTTTTAAGTTAGTGATCAGTTGGGCTGTAAATGAGTAGCTGATTATGAAACtgtgagaggaaaacaaaggtcCTTTTAAGCTGAAACATGTTAAGAGGAGCAGTAAGGCACAATGAGAGcttaaaggaaacattttgcaaacaaaaaagtatCTTGAAAGCTTGTTCAATTCTAAGAATTGAAATAGTCTGATCACTTTCTGTGTCTAAAGAAATTAATAACTGTAGTTAAGGTGGTTTAGAGTGAATTATTTATATTCAGTATGTGTGTTGCTTCTAAATGTCTAAAGACAttaaatttttgctttttagaaCAAACATGCATGAACGAGTGAACAGAACAGAGAGGCAGTTTAAATCTCTCCCACCTAACCAACAGAGTCTTCTTCCTCAATTCCTTCCTCACCTTGACAAGATTCGGAAGTGCATTGATCATAATCAAGAGATACTACAGACCATTGTGAATGACTGCATTCATatgtttgaaaataaagaatatgGAGAAGATGTATGTTAAAATGGACTTTTTCATACTTCAGAATTAAATTCTGTGTGCTTTGtggttttctgcttttatttttcacacCTTTAGGCATCCTTTCTGTTGccacctttattttcttttttcttacttcatatttttttacattttcttgctCTTATCTTTCATATCTCCTAGAGCTGATATTTAATAAATCCATTTGTCATTAGTCCTTTTCAGTTGCACTTATGAGAACTACTTGGAAATCTGGAAAATGGCAGTAATGACTTACTGCAAaaaagcagtctttttttttaagactctAGAACACTCCAAAACTCTAACTCTGCTCTGGTTAcattttgaagttattttttcatttaaatatgtgGAACATAAATGGCATGCTTACTGTAAGTTACTATATGTTGAAGCATTCTAAATCAGTTACAATTTCAGATAGACCAagtatttttaatgttcttGTCTGTAAAAACTTTTTCACGATGTACTTCTTTTTCAGCATGAcatctctattaaaaaaaaaaaaatgcactcagatttaacaggggaaaaaagagagaaactgaaGACCTGGTCTTTTCCTGAATAAGGACTACCAGTTGTGATCTGCTGTGCCATACTACACatgttttttctgtgctgaacCTAATCTCTTGGGTGCTGAACTGAGACTGGACAACTAAATTTGTTTAGAATTCTAGGTTGAATTTGAGCAATAGTCTCAGGAGTGAAAGGGGAGTTCTTTGTCAGCTAAAAGTCCCAGTAGCCACTATAGCATGGCTTTTGTCTGTTTATAtaacttgcctttttttttcttttaccccTGAGACTAAAGATACTCAGTACGTTTTCCACtaacttttttctctccctctcactTTAATCAGGGAAGAGGGAAGATTACGCCAGCTTCCACATTTGACATGGATAAATTAAAATCCACTTTGAAACAATTTGTGAGAGACTGGAGTGAAGAGGGAAAGCCTGAGAGAGATTCCTGCTACCAGCCAATCATTAGTGAAATTGTAAAGAACTTTCCCAAAGAAAAATGGTAATAGTCTTTTAAGACTTATTTTTATGTGGGCATACACCGTTGCATGAATCTAACAGTCTGTATAGAATAGTGAACACCTTGGATTAaaaaatttagatttttttttttttccaagaaagtggttttttttctaatacacGGGGTAGGAAAAGAGCATAATCATAAAAGTCACAAAGGAATACCAGGTAAacgagaaaaaaaaatttctttttcattctggaGGTTGATGTAACGGGACAGTTGTTAACTTTTCAAGTAATAGACTTCAGGAGATTGTGAAGTTAACTCCATTGTGCTTGGTGAGGTAAAATTTGCAGATGCCCAGATTCTCAAGAGTGTGTATGCTCCTGATGAAGGAACCTTGTGACAGCAGCAGTTATGAGTATTGCCCTTCATGGtggaagaagagaagactgtTAACCTCTAGTGCGGTTTTACTGAAGTAAGAGTTTACCCTGCAAATACTTAATTCTAACCTTGCTTTCAGAAAGGTTTTACAAGGTCTTAAGCTTTTGCTGCATGTGGGAGGGTAGTTTTAACTGCACTGTCTTATTAACACCTCCAAAGTAGACATCAGTGCAGTATTTTTTGAGTAACTGTAAGTATGCTGGTAGAATCTCAGGAGATACAGTTTTTAATGGCTCTACCATTTGGTCATCCCAATCATCTTATGATGGGATGTACGTCTCAATTGAAACTTGTAACAGGTAAATTTTTGAATTTTGTACTCATAAATGTCGGAACTTAAGTTTGATACAGCTTGGTGTTACTGTGGGTTTCCTTTCTCAGTAATTGCTGATAATGCACTTGTATCAGtttgaaaatatctttcattAGTAAAGAATGTTAGAAGTGGCAGAACATAGAATGGACATGATtgcttggtttcttttttgtcttaggCTAATTTATCTCGAGGTGGATACactactaaaaatattttatctgaaaGTGAGCTTTTTGCAGTCTTTTTAATACTAATAGTGTCCTGAGTAAGGTAAAAGTGAATTAAATACTGTGGACTACTGGATGTACCTCAGATGTGCAGATCTGTAGGAAGAGTTGTCGCTTGTTTCGAGAGTCATTGTTCTGTTTTCGTGGTAGCAGTTCACCTTTGTCTCTATGCTAGCTGTTGAAGCATTTTGGTTATGGGAGAGAACCTCAACTCTTAAAAGTAACTGAGGCTGGAAAGTATTGGCTTTTATGTATATCATCAGTGAACTCCATTTCAAAACTTCCAGCTAGTATTGGGACACATGTGGAACCAGATTGAGTAAATCTGAGGTTAGTAGCATTGTGCTTCTTAACCATGTATGCTGTTTGTTGCTATCAAACACAACTAATGTAGTGGTGCTTCTGTCTCTCTTGTGATAGCTCTGAAATACCAGTTGGGTTTTTGGCTCTACAGAAATCGTGAAACATCACTGTATAAATCAAACACCTCTACTACAGATTTGAGTTTGTCAAGTGAAACATCTTTCTATTTATAAAATGTATATTACTTAAATAGCTATTTAAAAGTTCATGATAGAGCTGTTCTACCACTTACATAAAACGTTGTACACATACTTACTGTTGCCAGCTTGCTCTTTTTCCTAGTGACCACCAGCTCTCGTGCTTAGGTGTACTTAACCTTTTTAAGTGAGAAGCAGAGTTGTTAGAAGGTCTTGTTCTCTTAACTGGCAGTGACACCTCACTTGATTATGAGAAGGAGCTTCCCCTTGGCAGTATCATAGCTGATCAGTCTGGTTCCTTTTTCACAGGTTTGGAGAAGAGCAGTTGTTTTGATTTGAAGGGATGGAGGGGGACTGAACCAACCTTAGTGAAGTTATTGTGGCTCTTACTGTGCAAAGTCTCTTTTCTCCAGAGAGGACTGGCTGTGGACTTTAACACAGGAGAACAGCCTGTAGATGGAATCTCAGAGTGCAGCTTTGTATTCCTTTAGGTTCCCTTTTGTAGCATAGAGTGCTCAAGTCTCCTCTGAGATAATGAAGTGAAAGTGCTAGAGAAAGCATATTGTTGGCATAAGGTGATGAAAACAGCTATTGGTAGATAGATTTCATTCTGTTGGTATGTAAAAGAGCAAGCAGGAAAGGTAAGTGCTTTATGTGATTGCTCTTCCGAGAAGCAGAAGACATACAAGCAGTGGCTGAGGCAGCTGTAAATTAGAACAGTCTTGTGAGTAGGTGCTACTGTTATCTTGTGTTTCAGTCCAGTCTTCTGACAAGACTGtcatctgtaaaataaaaagacaaaagctgTTTCTGCCTCCCATTCCACCTCagaaataattcctttttttctgctttgcatcTTAACATGCAATCTGTTAGTAGGATCAATAAAGAAGTTTTAAGCGAAGTCCCATGAGAAGCTGTTTCTGAAGAACAGGCTTTCTGCATCCATTAATGTTGTTTGTTTCAGTTCTCAGGGTCTCTATAACAATTCTTTTTGATGAAGCCATTTAAGTTTCTTGAATTTCCGGGGTCTGAGTGAACTGCAATCCCTGCttttctgagggagaaagtagttaaatctttttatttaatGATGGAATATTTGTTACAGCATTTCTATGGGGAAACATGTTGAAAATCTAAATAAgcatgtgaggtttttttcctaattcccTTTGTCTTTTTGccatcttcattttcctttcacttctACTGTTACTTTTCCTACTTAAATGAAAGGATGTAAAGATCGTCACCTTCTTGTcctaaaggaaacaaagaaataattagcCTTTTAGGTAATTATCATTCCATGTCCAAGAATGGTATTTTCTccaaaattttcttttatttattaactTTGTATCTGGAAGCACCTGTAACTTGAAATGTCAATTTATCATGCTGCCCGGCATTTGATTGAATTTTCCAAGATGCTGACAGGACAGCCCAACATAAATCACCGGtacttactttcctttttatttgaaatacataGTTTATTAGTGCTTGAGCTTGGCTATAGTTCTTGCATGGATTATGTCATTTATAGTGATGATAAAACTTCTGCTTTATactaattttatttatataactGCATCTGTTTTTGCAGAGTTTTTAATCTCATAAAAAATTGTACTTCACCTAAactttactttaaaaattagttttaagAGCAAACTATCTTCAGTGTTGCTGCAGTCTGGTGAAGACTTAGCAAGTCTTTACACAGAAATATATAAACCTCATCTTCTAAGTTTGGTGCAGAATTTCTCTTCAAATGATTGTGCTTTTTAGCTACCTTCATtgtttattggaaaaaaaatccctgaaaatattttgacaatgaattaatgaaaaatactgtaCTGAGAATTGGGTCTATTTACTGACTAGGTTTACAAACACTGCAGAGGTAAGACATCAGAAAATTAGTCCCACAGTGTGATTCTGTATTGATATTTCCACTGATCTAATTATGAGCTGTGTATTTCTGAGGATGTTATCATTAGACAACATAGAATTGTAGTGTTTAGTTAATGAAAATGAGGTTTATGTTGGATCACACAGTAATTTTTCTTTGGCTGAACTTCAGTTTGCACCTTAATCATCAACATTTTGTTGTTAAAGCACAACAGGCATAAATTAAGGAGCCTTTATTTTTATCCAGtataattttttcctttaaaaaagggCACCAGGTTAAAATCTCCATTAATAgctttaaacttttaaaagctgaaaacatCACAATGCAAACTGCAGTACAATAAGGACATGTCAGATTTGAGTTGTTCTTCATATGCCTCCACTATCATTTTAGGAGACTACTGCAGTTTCAATGGTTGAGCCAAACAGTACCATGCAgccctttttcctcttcagccAGCCTGCTCTCCTCACCTGCCAGGTTGATAGGGCAGTATTTCTTCCCTATTGCTAACTGTTTTTTAATGGATACTTGTTGGGATACCCATTCATATTCCTAGCCAATGATGGATATATGTCATAGAAATCCTCCTACTACTGGATCATTTAATAGTAGTTTCACCATGGATAACCTTGTGTTATTACCAGTTATtacagttttttatttttctgaattcttTGCTACTGCTGCAATTAGATatctgccaaaaaaaccccaggttTTTCTAGCCTCCTAAATTACCTTGTGACTCTAGTAATtaaaaaagcagtttctgtgcaattaaaactttttttactgtcctaatgattaaaaattaacattatACAGCACATAGGAATACTCCCAGCATCGCTGGTTTCATACCttaattctcttttaaaatcatcaaCAACTTGTCACTACCAAATAATTTCAAGTCTTGGAAAGCAAAAGGTGATTTTTTGATAGCAGGGCACTATGAACAGTCATTATGCAGTACATTTGTCACATACCTAATTTCTCTGATTGTAGATTCTAAAAAAACCTTCTTGAACCATTTTGGAAGGCTGATGTCAATGTTAGTGGGCTCTGAGTAGATTATATTGTGTTGCATGAACAGAacagctgtgctgtgtgtgccaAAATTGAGTAGGTCGACAGCACCAGATCATGGCAACTGATAGGAAAAGTatagacagaaaacaaattacTAACAAGTTTCCAGACTTACACCTTAATAAAGGTACCCAAAAAAGTGCAGTGAAAATCAGCTGTTTCCTAAGAGAATTGAGAAAATTAGTTCAGAGATCGGAAAGCTTTATGTGAATCAAGAGATACAAGACAATTACCAGCAATTTAAAATCATCTCACTTGACTATTAGAGGCGTTATGAGGCATTATCTTGTTTTAGGATATATAAGAGCTCAGATTCTGAAATATGATTACACCAACGTAGCTATCGGTTACTAGGTTGTTTTAAGGAAATGTCTTTTCTAGTCAATGTATGATAATCTTGGAAGTGACTTGAGGCTTCTCATTGTAGAAACACCCACATGAAGGTATCAAAAAATCTATGTAGAGCTTGTCtaaatatttaatgaataaAGTTAAATggtaagaaaatgaagaaataggTTAGAAATACATTTGGAGTAACACTGTACCACTATGAATAGTAAAAGCTGAAAGACAAATCAGGAATGAGAAGAACTATGATATTCCATTTGGAAATCTTGACTAAGTAGATCATTAAGCCACAAAACAAAAGGCATTGTTAAAACTACTCTATTAATGTGGCCTTCAGAAAAGaataatgctttctttttggttAGGGTAATAGTCTTCAGGAATGTACTGCTTTTTAGAATTTACATAACTCGTTCATACTCATACAGCATGCCAACTCATTTGAACCCTTTCGGCATCCTGAATGTGTTTGTATTCAAAGAAtttgcattttgctttctttcatatGTTTGGAAGTGCTGATTTTGGCTTCATTTATTTACATAtaaatttatataaatatatatatgttttgTCTCTGAAGGTGACGTGAGAAAGAGGTGGTAGTCTGACACATTGGGTTTTTGTTATATGAAATTATGAAGTCTTGTGGAAACTGAAAACATACTTTGAAGATTAGATACCTGTTCAGTTTGTTCTGGGACTGTTTTTGTTCTGGGAGCGAATGTTTGATTGATTGCATTGTGATGGAACTATAATGAAACTGAATATGTATTTATTGCCTTTTCAccctgaaagaggagaaaacctTGAGATTCTTAGTTCTTCTGTTTATTAGTAGCTGAACTTAGAAAATAGGAGAGGTTTTTCTAGATATTTCAATAAGCAGATGCTTATGGATATCTTCTGGTTGTCTTCAAATTGATGTCTAAGGGAAGTGAAGGGTTAGAACTGCAGTGTAGTTTGATTTAAGAAATGATATGTCACTTCATGTGCTTCAGAGAAGTTGCTGAACAGCATTTATAAAACCCACAGTTGCTTAGAAGATAACTAAGGTTTTTACAGTCTGAAGTACTCATCAGCTTACAGAAGTTTCACTTTGTGGTCTGATGTCAAAATGCTCATTTATTTTTGGTGCTATGTAACCAAGAAGATTTTTAGATTTACTGTTTATTAGTGAGCCTCATAGCATGATTTATTCTGCTATATGATAATATTCTTTCTTCAATTGACTTAAGCGATTTTTACCTCTAATaagttttcaagaaaaatgttttgtaattATACTCTGTATTCTGAATAAGATTTGTATGTCTTCTTTAGAGTAATTTCTGTGAATTATTTTTGGCTGTACAAATAACCAATTTTATCAGAACTGGCTCATTTTGCGTTTAAAAAGTAAAGTCATACAGGAAATACATAATATCTTAAGTATATGCGGGGGGAATGTTTGACTCGATCTCTGCAAGTTTTGTTAAGAGGTATCAAATAAAgacttaactattatttttgttctgttgcaGGGATTTCTCCAAAGTTAATATCCTGGTACCTGGTGCTGGGCTAGGTAGATTGGCGTGGGAAATAGCTATGCTCGGTTATGCTTGCCAAGGAAATGAATGGAGCCTCTTTATGCTCTTTTCCTCTAACTTTGTACTCAACAGGTACATAGCTTATGTTTTACTTGCTGATTGAAACTTAGGGAGGCAAAATTATAAATGAGAAAAACTTGaataaataaaactgagaaGAATAGATTAATTCCTAACACAGGACACACATAGCCATGTTTTCGAATGCTTTTAGTGAAAGAAATGGGATAAGTGTGGGAGTGAAGCATTATACCTGAGTAATTAAAATTGAAGCAGGCTTTTAAGCTATAATGCTTAAAGTACCTATATTgtaccacacattttctgtatAATCTTGAGTAGATGTCTAGGTTTATTTCACATCTGATTCTCTAAAATGCATACTTATCTCACTGGTTTCAAATATCGACAAGTTAATATGTGCATGGTACTTGGTGGTGATttagtgaaaaacaaaacttgtTATAAGTGTTGTATTCTGTATTTTAGTCACTGTTTCAACATAAAAAAACAGCCAAACACCAAAGCATGCTGAACTCCCTAAGCAAGTGGCTAAAATAATGTAGTTAATAGTTCTGCAGTTAAGCTCAGGCACTAGATTTGAATGTAGTAAATTTTCCT harbors:
- the CARNMT1 gene encoding carnosine N-methyltransferase isoform X1, with the translated sequence MSATCAVSHKAQPPLPSPTPGERDPPAKAMRRGLRRAHEEEREQLPWPGESAGAGGSEPEGHQAASPSEDRRRRRQPPQDPKALSAAARVEEEVEEERLEREHFRRIINAFRYYGTNMHERVNRTERQFKSLPPNQQSLLPQFLPHLDKIRKCIDHNQEILQTIVNDCIHMFENKEYGEDGRGKITPASTFDMDKLKSTLKQFVRDWSEEGKPERDSCYQPIISEIVKNFPKEKWDFSKVNILVPGAGLGRLAWEIAMLGYACQGNEWSLFMLFSSNFVLNRCSQINSCKLYPWIHQFSNNRRSADQIRPIYFPDVDPHSLPSGSNFSMTAGDFQEIYSECNTWDCIATCFFIDTAHNVIDYIDTIWKILKPGGIWINVGPLLYHFENLGNELSIELSYEDIKNVILKYGFHIEVEKESVLSTYTVNELSMMKYYYECVLFVVRKPEQK